A single Haloglycomyces albus DSM 45210 DNA region contains:
- a CDS encoding NAD(P)-binding domain-containing protein, whose translation MPTIGIIGVGEIGKAIVTGLCEDRTHPPQIFLSPRGRKTTDVLAHQYETVTQCPTNQAVVDNSDTVILAVRPHDRADAFDGLTINGPTVLVNVMAGVGNADVRRELATDTTVVRAIPLPAVRERRAITVISPNEPNVNALFASLGGALAVASERELNVFSALTATLSSHYRFLTTIAAWATSQGISPNDADRYIRGLFQGIGRALGDESRSLTELAADHETPQGINERLRTEWFDSDNVDSLTAVLDQLLKSFPPRQ comes from the coding sequence ATGCCCACCATCGGAATCATCGGAGTAGGCGAGATCGGGAAAGCAATCGTCACCGGCCTCTGCGAGGACCGGACACATCCGCCGCAGATCTTCCTCTCCCCACGCGGCCGCAAAACCACCGACGTTCTCGCGCACCAATACGAAACGGTCACACAATGCCCCACCAACCAAGCCGTCGTCGACAACTCCGACACCGTCATCCTCGCCGTCCGACCACATGACCGAGCAGACGCCTTCGACGGACTGACCATCAACGGGCCCACCGTCCTCGTCAACGTCATGGCCGGAGTCGGCAACGCCGACGTGAGACGCGAGCTGGCAACCGATACGACCGTCGTACGAGCGATACCGCTTCCCGCCGTACGCGAGCGCCGCGCCATCACCGTCATAAGTCCCAACGAGCCGAACGTCAACGCCCTTTTCGCATCGCTCGGTGGCGCGCTCGCCGTAGCGAGCGAACGCGAACTCAACGTCTTCTCCGCCTTGACCGCCACCCTGTCGTCCCACTATCGCTTTCTCACCACGATTGCCGCCTGGGCGACGAGCCAAGGTATATCTCCGAACGATGCGGATCGCTACATACGTGGACTGTTCCAAGGGATCGGACGAGCTCTCGGAGACGAATCCCGCTCCCTGACGGAACTTGCCGCCGATCACGAAACTCCGCAAGGAATCAACGAACGTCTCCGCACCGAATGGTTCGACTCCGACAATGTCGACAGCTTGACGGCGGTTCTGGATCAACTACTGAAGTCGTTCCCGCCACGTCAATAA
- a CDS encoding multicopper oxidase family protein, with translation MNRRKVLTWSAAGLGTAIAVPAGGFGILYSTYRTDTFDDVDFDNELTVPPLAESTVKNGVRHFELDIQTGTTAFKPGGKTDTWGVNGSYLGPTVRLRRGEDASFSVRNHLDEDTTVHWHGAHLPAAVDGGPHQSIAPGDTWEAEWTADQNAATLWYHPHPHGRTARHVYRGLAGMLLIDDDISDALPLPHRYGIDDVPLIVQDRTFSSDNQFEEDSSFMNTSGIMGDEILVNGTYGPYFSVTTKKARLRLLNASNSRVYNFGFSDDRSFQLIATDGGLRSKPLPTERIALSPGERAEIIVDFKEDETVDLRSFPAELGYGFPFQRFNGMDDRFDILRFKAADSLDDSPELPATLVDMPDLNADNPTTTREFDLHGMNQINNKTMDMQRIDFGVRVDTTEVWTVRNRVPFLHNFHVHDVQFQVIDVDGAAPPEHLRGWKDTIALEPDLPYRLAMRFTDYTDPDLPYMYHCHILRHEDMGMMGQFVVLGDNEDVGTVPMN, from the coding sequence ATGAACAGACGGAAAGTCCTCACCTGGAGCGCCGCCGGACTCGGAACCGCCATCGCCGTACCGGCCGGAGGATTCGGGATCCTCTACTCCACGTATCGCACCGACACCTTCGACGACGTCGACTTCGACAACGAACTGACCGTTCCGCCCCTGGCCGAATCCACGGTCAAAAACGGTGTCCGGCATTTCGAACTGGACATTCAGACCGGCACCACCGCATTCAAACCGGGAGGTAAAACGGATACCTGGGGCGTCAACGGTTCCTACCTCGGACCGACGGTACGTCTCCGGCGCGGCGAAGACGCCTCCTTCAGCGTTCGCAATCACCTGGACGAAGACACCACCGTCCACTGGCACGGCGCCCACCTACCAGCCGCCGTCGACGGCGGACCCCATCAGAGCATCGCCCCAGGCGACACGTGGGAAGCGGAGTGGACGGCCGATCAGAACGCCGCGACCCTCTGGTACCACCCGCACCCGCACGGACGCACCGCTCGCCATGTCTACCGAGGCCTGGCCGGGATGCTACTGATCGACGACGACATCAGCGACGCGCTGCCACTGCCGCACCGTTACGGAATCGACGACGTCCCGTTGATCGTGCAAGACCGGACCTTCTCCTCGGACAACCAATTCGAGGAAGACAGTTCGTTCATGAACACCTCCGGAATCATGGGCGACGAAATCCTCGTCAACGGCACCTACGGGCCGTACTTCTCCGTCACCACCAAAAAAGCCCGACTGCGCCTGTTGAACGCCTCGAACTCACGCGTCTACAACTTCGGATTCAGCGACGATCGCTCGTTCCAACTCATCGCCACCGACGGAGGCCTGCGTTCAAAACCACTTCCGACCGAGCGAATCGCGCTCTCCCCCGGCGAAAGAGCCGAAATCATCGTGGACTTCAAAGAAGACGAAACCGTCGACCTACGATCCTTCCCAGCAGAACTCGGATACGGGTTCCCCTTCCAACGCTTCAACGGAATGGACGATCGCTTCGACATACTGCGCTTCAAAGCCGCCGACTCACTGGACGACTCCCCGGAACTGCCCGCCACACTCGTGGACATGCCCGACCTCAACGCCGACAATCCCACCACCACCCGCGAATTCGACCTTCACGGGATGAACCAAATCAACAACAAGACCATGGACATGCAACGCATCGACTTCGGCGTCCGAGTCGACACGACCGAAGTATGGACGGTACGCAACCGAGTCCCGTTCCTACACAACTTCCACGTCCACGACGTACAGTTCCAAGTCATCGACGTCGACGGAGCAGCCCCACCGGAACACCTGCGCGGCTGGAAGGACACCATCGCACTGGAACCGGACCTCCCCTACCGCCTCGCCATGCGATTCACCGACTACACCGACCCCGACCTGCCGTACATGTACCACTGCCACATCCTTCGACACGAAGACATGGGAATGATGGGACAGTTCGTTGTCCTGGGAGACAACGAAGACGTCGGAACCGTCCCCATGAACTGA
- a CDS encoding MFS transporter produces MPQSDAPARSDAQGEETGHPRRWWILAILVVSLLVVVIDNTILNVALKTLADPHDGLGASQSELAWMVNSYTLVFAGLLFAFGVVGDRLGRKVMIMAGLVVFGVASLLSAYADSPLQLILFRSIMGMGAAMMMPSTLSMLRAVFPAKEFPKALAVWTAAVGASGALGPLVGGALLERFWWGSVFLVNVPIVVFGLLFIGILAPESRGRQGKPDVVGMLLSVAGLVTLTYGIIEAGESGTWNNVEAWGTMAVGGLILVWFIWWEAITPHASLDVSLFKKQLFSVSAFTMTLVFFISMGLMFFMSFYLQIVRGYSPMQAGLLFLPTAISMLLFAPGSNNLVQKLGPKTVGIGGMLLLIGSVLVVTRLEADTPIVMIVVAFSLQGVGMAYLMPPAMTTLMNAMPSDQAGVGSALSNTLRQVGGALGVAVLSTVMAQDYRRSLTEEIPVIRGEARESVASTYAALDSVDGIPPPVRMFVLEAADRSFISAMHVTAYTACAIAVVGLIVVALFYPRRERQDVPQQRRAETPDYRAKMENLEWGPPLPPLGESEQEHGELQTAGQAPRRHRQGQ; encoded by the coding sequence ATGCCGCAGAGCGATGCCCCTGCCCGCAGTGATGCACAGGGCGAGGAGACCGGTCACCCTCGTCGCTGGTGGATTCTTGCGATCCTCGTCGTTTCGCTTTTGGTTGTCGTCATTGACAATACGATTCTGAACGTAGCGCTGAAGACGCTCGCCGATCCGCATGACGGATTGGGAGCGAGCCAAAGTGAACTGGCCTGGATGGTCAACTCGTATACTTTGGTGTTCGCCGGATTGCTGTTCGCCTTTGGCGTGGTGGGTGATCGCCTGGGCCGTAAGGTCATGATCATGGCCGGCCTTGTGGTGTTCGGTGTGGCGTCTCTGCTGTCGGCCTATGCCGACAGCCCGCTCCAGCTCATCCTGTTTCGCTCGATCATGGGTATGGGGGCGGCGATGATGATGCCCTCGACTCTGTCGATGCTGCGGGCGGTGTTTCCGGCCAAGGAGTTTCCCAAGGCGCTCGCTGTTTGGACGGCCGCGGTGGGGGCGTCGGGTGCATTGGGTCCGCTGGTCGGAGGCGCTTTGCTGGAACGTTTCTGGTGGGGCTCGGTGTTCCTGGTCAATGTGCCCATTGTCGTGTTCGGGTTGCTGTTCATCGGTATTCTGGCTCCGGAATCGCGTGGTAGGCAGGGGAAACCCGACGTCGTCGGCATGCTGTTGTCGGTGGCGGGACTGGTGACGCTCACCTACGGCATTATCGAAGCGGGAGAAAGCGGCACCTGGAACAATGTCGAAGCCTGGGGCACCATGGCCGTCGGGGGTCTCATTCTGGTGTGGTTCATCTGGTGGGAGGCCATCACGCCACACGCCTCCCTGGACGTGTCACTGTTTAAGAAGCAATTGTTTTCGGTCTCCGCGTTCACCATGACCCTGGTGTTCTTCATATCCATGGGTCTGATGTTTTTCATGTCGTTCTATCTGCAGATCGTGCGTGGATACAGCCCCATGCAGGCGGGGTTGCTTTTCCTCCCGACGGCGATTTCCATGCTGCTTTTCGCACCCGGGTCGAACAACCTGGTTCAGAAATTGGGGCCGAAAACGGTCGGTATCGGCGGGATGCTGCTGTTGATCGGATCGGTACTGGTAGTGACGCGACTGGAGGCGGACACCCCGATCGTCATGATCGTGGTCGCGTTCAGCCTGCAGGGGGTGGGGATGGCCTACCTGATGCCTCCGGCCATGACCACCTTGATGAATGCGATGCCGTCCGATCAGGCCGGGGTCGGTTCGGCGTTGAGCAATACCCTGCGGCAAGTCGGAGGGGCTCTGGGCGTGGCAGTGCTGAGTACGGTCATGGCACAGGATTACCGCCGGTCCTTGACCGAGGAGATCCCGGTGATCCGGGGAGAGGCCCGCGAATCGGTGGCGTCCACGTATGCGGCCCTTGACAGTGTGGACGGTATTCCGCCGCCGGTGCGGATGTTCGTGCTGGAAGCGGCCGATAGGTCGTTCATTTCGGCCATGCACGTGACCGCGTACACGGCGTGCGCGATCGCGGTGGTGGGCCTGATCGTGGTGGCTCTGTTCTATCCGAGGCGGGAACGACAAGATGTGCCTCAGCAGCGACGTGCGGAAACCCCGGATTATCGCGCCAAGATGGAGAATCTGGAATGGGGGCCGCCACTGCCTCCGTTGGGGGAATCCGAGCAGGAACACGGAGAATTGCAGACGGCCGGTCAGGCACCCCGTCGGCATCGACAAGGGCAGTGA
- the fbaA gene encoding class II fructose-bisphosphate aldolase: MPIATPEEYNEMLDRAKKNSFAYPAINVTSTQSLNAALAGFAEAESDGIIQVSTGGADYLSGQTIKDKVTGAVALARAAEEIAKNYPVKVALHTDHCPKEHLDGFVRPLLKVSEDRVARGENPLFQSHMWDGSAVPLKENMEIATDLLERARRANIVLEIEVGVVGGEEDGVSAAIDEKLYTTVDDARATVEALGTGENGRYMTALTFGNVHGVYKPGNVRLRPEILKEIQDEIGRETGKEKPFDLVFHGGSGSTEQEISDAVDYGVIKMNIDTDTQYAFTRPIVDHMFKNYDGVLKVDDEVGNKKVYDPRSYGKAAEKGMAARIAEACKQLRSAGNKMS; the protein is encoded by the coding sequence ATGCCTATCGCGACACCCGAGGAATACAACGAGATGCTCGACCGGGCGAAGAAGAATTCCTTCGCCTACCCGGCCATCAACGTCACCTCGACCCAGTCTCTGAACGCCGCGCTGGCCGGTTTTGCCGAGGCCGAATCGGACGGCATCATCCAGGTTTCCACCGGCGGTGCCGACTACCTGTCGGGTCAGACCATTAAGGACAAAGTTACCGGTGCCGTCGCCCTCGCCCGCGCCGCCGAGGAGATCGCCAAGAACTACCCGGTCAAGGTCGCGCTGCACACCGACCACTGCCCGAAGGAGCACCTGGACGGATTCGTTCGTCCCCTGCTGAAGGTCTCCGAAGACCGTGTGGCTCGCGGGGAGAACCCCTTGTTCCAGTCGCACATGTGGGACGGATCCGCGGTGCCGCTCAAAGAGAACATGGAGATCGCCACCGACCTGCTCGAGCGTGCCCGCCGCGCCAATATCGTCCTCGAAATCGAGGTGGGAGTCGTCGGCGGTGAGGAAGACGGCGTATCGGCCGCGATCGACGAAAAGCTGTACACCACGGTCGACGACGCTCGCGCCACCGTCGAGGCGCTCGGAACCGGCGAAAACGGCCGTTACATGACCGCGCTGACGTTCGGAAACGTACACGGCGTCTACAAGCCGGGCAACGTGCGCCTGCGTCCGGAAATTCTGAAGGAGATCCAGGACGAGATCGGGCGCGAAACCGGTAAGGAAAAGCCGTTCGACCTGGTCTTCCACGGTGGTTCCGGCTCCACCGAGCAGGAAATCTCCGACGCGGTGGACTACGGTGTCATCAAGATGAACATCGACACCGACACCCAGTACGCCTTCACCCGCCCCATCGTCGACCACATGTTCAAAAACTACGACGGTGTACTCAAGGTGGACGACGAGGTCGGAAACAAGAAGGTCTACGACCCGCGCTCGTACGGTAAGGCCGCCGAAAAGGGCATGGCCGCCCGTATTGCCGAAGCTTGCAAGCAGCTGCGCAGCGCTGGCAACAAGATGAGCTAA